One Megasphaera vaginalis (ex Bordigoni et al. 2020) DNA window includes the following coding sequences:
- the scfA gene encoding six-cysteine ranthipeptide SCIFF — protein MAKHIITINTESIQKTAQYAGCSECQTSCQSACKTSCTVGNQVCTK, from the coding sequence ATGGCAAAGCATATCATTACGATTAACACGGAATCGATTCAGAAGACGGCCCAATACGCCGGCTGCAGCGAATGCCAGACCTCGTGTCAATCTGCTTGCAAGACATCCTGTACGGTAGGCAATCAGGTTTGCACCAAATAA
- a CDS encoding DUF2262 domain-containing protein → MNLEYVKGSYLDEIMFENKPVLFTLEGLGKGKEEEACRYGQEIWDWILAHRSRVMAHAPLIAKFKNEKWRCEWEDEITPEQVRSYLSRINSVYVTYGKGFDIFFDTSDIFQEHSIVVSMGKNFLFKGFRLL, encoded by the coding sequence ATGAATTTGGAATACGTAAAAGGCAGTTATCTTGATGAAATCATGTTTGAAAATAAACCTGTCTTATTCACCCTTGAAGGCTTGGGAAAAGGTAAAGAGGAAGAGGCCTGCCGTTACGGGCAGGAAATCTGGGACTGGATCCTGGCCCATCGCTCACGTGTCATGGCTCATGCGCCGTTGATCGCCAAATTTAAGAATGAGAAATGGCGTTGCGAATGGGAAGATGAAATTACGCCGGAACAGGTGCGGTCCTATTTGAGCAGGATCAATTCCGTATATGTGACATACGGAAAAGGATTTGATATCTTTTTTGATACAAGCGACATTTTTCAGGAACATTCCATTGTCGTATCCATGGGAAAGAATTTTCTTTTTAAAGGGTTTCGCCTGCTCTGA
- the nth gene encoding endonuclease III has protein sequence MVMTKKKKMEMLQRFQAEYGIMKPALHYGTPFELLVAVVLSAQCTDERVNIVTAGLFPEYNTPQKMLSLGVLGLEEKIRTCGLYRSKAKNLMATCAILCETYHGEVPRDFDSLVTLPGVGRKTANVLISVLFDIPAIAVDTHVFRVANRMQLAVGKTPLEVEMGLQKAIPKEWWSRAHHWLIWHGRRICKARTPLCEECFQSDLCPGKEKR, from the coding sequence ATGGTGATGACGAAAAAGAAAAAAATGGAAATGCTGCAACGTTTTCAAGCCGAATACGGGATCATGAAACCGGCCCTGCATTATGGGACGCCTTTTGAATTGCTCGTTGCCGTCGTTTTGTCGGCGCAGTGTACGGATGAACGGGTCAATATTGTGACTGCCGGGCTTTTTCCGGAATACAATACGCCGCAGAAGATGTTGTCGTTAGGCGTTCTCGGATTGGAAGAGAAAATACGTACTTGCGGGCTGTACCGCAGCAAGGCTAAAAATCTCATGGCGACGTGCGCGATTTTATGTGAGACGTATCACGGGGAAGTGCCGCGCGACTTCGACAGTCTCGTAACCTTGCCGGGCGTCGGCAGAAAGACGGCGAATGTGCTGATCAGCGTGCTTTTTGACATTCCCGCTATTGCCGTTGATACGCATGTCTTTCGTGTCGCCAATCGGATGCAGCTGGCAGTCGGAAAAACGCCGTTGGAAGTAGAAATGGGCCTGCAGAAAGCAATACCGAAGGAATGGTGGAGTCGCGCTCATCACTGGCTGATCTGGCATGGTCGACGTATCTGTAAAGCGCGAACGCCCCTTTGCGAAGAATGTTTCCAAAGCGATCTCTGCCCCGGAAAAGAAAAGCGCTGA
- the larE gene encoding ATP-dependent sacrificial sulfur transferase LarE, which yields MILLLTEEIKRKFEYLQCILRSMGSVIVGFSGGVDSTFLAYTAHAVLGDKALAITAVSPTLPQREAAAAEKMAKTIGIRHLAVASREFENGDFVANPQDRCYHCKKIRFSALVDMAAEKGYEWVIDGGNVDDLRDYRPGMAALKELADHVRSPMIEAQLTKADIRLLSRAFGLETWNKQSAACLASRIPYGVELTPERLQQIDRAEQALLPYIRGALRVRYHGDVARIEAGPDEFPAVLAQRQDIVAAVRKAGFTYVALDLNGYEMGSLNELIHTTEG from the coding sequence ATGATTCTGTTGTTAACGGAAGAAATAAAGCGGAAATTTGAATACTTACAGTGTATTTTACGGTCTATGGGCAGCGTCATTGTCGGGTTTTCAGGCGGTGTTGACAGCACCTTTTTAGCGTATACGGCGCATGCGGTGCTGGGTGATAAGGCATTGGCCATAACAGCCGTTTCACCCACATTGCCGCAAAGGGAGGCCGCTGCGGCAGAAAAGATGGCGAAAACTATCGGCATACGTCATTTGGCTGTAGCATCGAGGGAATTCGAAAACGGCGATTTTGTGGCAAATCCGCAGGACCGCTGCTACCATTGCAAAAAGATACGCTTTTCGGCCTTGGTCGATATGGCGGCTGAAAAAGGGTATGAATGGGTCATTGACGGCGGGAACGTAGATGATCTTCGAGATTATCGCCCCGGCATGGCTGCATTGAAGGAATTGGCCGATCATGTACGCAGTCCGATGATCGAGGCGCAGCTGACGAAGGCCGATATTCGCCTTTTGTCACGTGCCTTTGGGTTGGAAACGTGGAATAAACAAAGTGCGGCCTGTCTGGCCAGCCGTATTCCGTACGGTGTTGAACTTACCCCGGAGCGGCTGCAGCAAATTGATCGGGCCGAACAGGCTTTGTTGCCGTATATTCGAGGGGCCCTTCGAGTCCGTTATCATGGCGATGTCGCACGCATCGAAGCGGGGCCTGACGAGTTTCCGGCTGTTTTGGCACAGCGGCAGGATATTGTCGCCGCTGTCAGAAAAGCGGGCTTTACCTATGTCGCATTGGATTTGAACGGCTATGAAATGGGCAGCTTAAATGAACTGATCCACACGACGGAGGGGTGA
- a CDS encoding ADP-ribosylglycohydrolase family protein: protein MLGTIIGDIVGSPYEHSSEPMKSKDFPWFTEQCRFTDDTVTTVAVAMAILEGKQAPGGYTEPLRRQLKYWCRKYPDVGFGSYFRAWFLRDADEPYGSYGNGAAMRVAPAAWAARSIAEAQELAELTAVVTHNHPEAIKGAVAVSSALYMARTGSDMQSIRAYIRAHFYPLREKLDEIRPSYLFTTHTAESVPQAIEAFLESDSFEDAVNGAVSLGGDTDTQGAMAGAMAEGMYGVSAGCWERAVRYLPQDIREAVKQFQRIYMNSILD, encoded by the coding sequence ATGTTAGGGACCATTATCGGCGATATTGTCGGTTCTCCGTATGAGCACAGCAGCGAGCCGATGAAAAGTAAGGACTTTCCCTGGTTTACCGAACAGTGCCGGTTCACAGATGATACGGTAACGACGGTAGCCGTGGCGATGGCCATACTGGAGGGAAAGCAGGCGCCGGGCGGGTATACAGAGCCGCTGCGGCGACAGTTGAAATATTGGTGCCGCAAATATCCCGATGTCGGCTTCGGCAGTTATTTTCGTGCCTGGTTTCTCCGTGATGCCGACGAGCCTTACGGCAGTTACGGCAACGGCGCCGCTATGCGTGTAGCGCCGGCTGCTTGGGCGGCCCGCTCGATTGCCGAAGCGCAGGAACTGGCAGAGCTTACGGCTGTTGTAACGCATAATCATCCGGAGGCGATCAAGGGCGCCGTGGCAGTGTCTTCTGCTCTGTACATGGCCCGTACCGGCAGCGATATGCAGTCGATTCGAGCCTATATACGCGCTCATTTTTATCCTCTTCGCGAAAAACTTGATGAGATCAGACCGTCTTATTTGTTTACGACGCATACGGCAGAGAGCGTGCCGCAGGCGATAGAGGCTTTTTTGGAAAGCGATTCCTTTGAAGATGCCGTAAACGGGGCCGTTTCACTCGGCGGCGATACCGATACGCAGGGGGCCATGGCAGGAGCTATGGCAGAGGGGATGTACGGCGTTTCTGCCGGTTGCTGGGAACGGGCCGTCAGGTATTTACCGCAAGATATACGGGAAGCTGTGAAGCAATTTCAACGCATTTATATGAACAGTATTCTCGATTAG
- a CDS encoding threonine aldolase family protein translates to MIRFECDYLEGAPQEVINAIGKVNFEQNPGYGDDSHCARAKALIKEACAAEDSEVFFVVGGTQANLTIIGAVLKNYQGVIAPVTAHINCHEAGAIEATGHKVLTVRTADGKLLPEQIDKICRDYWNETHCTHIVQPGMVYISQTTEVGTLYSKAEVAAIYETCKKNKLKLFIDGARIGYAVQAPGSDLTLADLPRCCDVFTIGGTKQGALFGEAVVVNDEELKKEFPYHVKQRGALLAKGWLLGVQYEVLFTDNLFLKLADHAAQLAVKLREGFKAAGFEFLYDHETNQQLPVFTPEQVKKLSRKYTFDHFADMKDGRIATRFCTSWATREEAIDALLEDIKTL, encoded by the coding sequence ATGATTCGATTTGAATGTGATTATCTGGAAGGAGCGCCGCAGGAAGTCATCAATGCCATCGGCAAAGTGAATTTTGAACAAAATCCCGGCTACGGCGATGATTCTCATTGTGCGCGTGCGAAAGCATTGATCAAAGAAGCCTGTGCGGCAGAAGACAGCGAAGTGTTTTTTGTTGTCGGCGGCACACAGGCTAATTTGACGATCATTGGGGCGGTACTGAAAAACTATCAAGGTGTAATTGCGCCGGTTACCGCTCATATTAATTGTCATGAAGCAGGCGCTATTGAAGCGACGGGGCATAAGGTTCTGACTGTTCGCACGGCAGACGGAAAGCTTTTGCCGGAGCAGATAGACAAGATTTGCCGTGACTATTGGAATGAAACGCATTGTACGCATATTGTGCAGCCGGGCATGGTCTACATTTCCCAGACAACGGAAGTGGGAACCCTTTATTCTAAAGCGGAAGTGGCGGCTATCTATGAAACATGCAAAAAAAATAAGCTCAAGCTGTTCATTGACGGCGCGCGCATTGGCTATGCCGTTCAGGCGCCTGGCAGCGATCTGACCCTTGCCGATCTGCCCCGTTGCTGCGACGTTTTTACCATTGGCGGCACGAAGCAAGGCGCACTTTTCGGTGAAGCTGTCGTCGTCAATGACGAAGAGCTGAAAAAAGAATTTCCCTATCACGTGAAGCAGCGAGGCGCATTACTTGCCAAAGGCTGGCTTTTAGGCGTGCAGTATGAAGTCCTTTTTACGGACAATCTCTTTTTGAAGCTGGCAGATCACGCCGCCCAATTAGCCGTCAAGCTTCGTGAAGGGTTTAAGGCGGCAGGTTTTGAGTTTTTGTACGATCATGAAACAAATCAGCAGCTGCCGGTTTTTACGCCGGAACAGGTTAAGAAACTCAGCCGGAAGTATACCTTTGACCACTTTGCCGATATGAAAGACGGTAGGATTGCCACGCGCTTCTGTACCTCTTGGGCGACGCGTGAAGAAGCGATAGATGCTTTGTTGGAAGATATCAAGACATTGTAA
- a CDS encoding bile acid:sodium symporter family protein produces the protein MIKKFFSFIVSTMALWVVLAGVAGALRPQSLTWVGPYVSWMLGIVMFGMGMTLTFRDFKIILQRPRDVFIGVFAQFFIMPLAAWCLIRLFALTPELAIGVILVGACPGGTASNVIAYLAKGDVALSVSMTLMTTLLAPVVTPSLTWLLAGAWIEVSFAAMMISILKMVLLPIMLGLVIQHFFTAFVERVMPIMPIVSVIMIVLLVGGVVALSASKLAEVGLLMAVIVILHNSFGLALGYMSARLFRLDSRKARTVSIEVGMQNSGMAASLAIMYFNPAAAIPGAIFSVWHNISGSLLANYFVRYSDKKEMPAIARTVQS, from the coding sequence ATGATTAAAAAATTCTTTTCGTTTATCGTCAGTACGATGGCCCTTTGGGTCGTGTTGGCCGGCGTTGCCGGCGCCCTTCGTCCACAGTCGCTGACCTGGGTCGGCCCGTACGTATCGTGGATGCTGGGAATCGTCATGTTCGGCATGGGCATGACGCTCACATTCCGCGACTTCAAAATCATTTTACAACGGCCTCGCGATGTTTTTATCGGTGTCTTTGCACAGTTCTTCATCATGCCCCTGGCCGCATGGTGCCTGATCAGGCTCTTTGCCTTGACGCCGGAATTGGCAATCGGTGTAATCCTTGTCGGCGCCTGTCCGGGCGGTACGGCGTCAAACGTCATTGCGTATTTAGCCAAAGGCGATGTCGCCTTATCGGTTTCAATGACATTGATGACAACATTGTTGGCGCCTGTTGTTACGCCATCGCTGACCTGGCTTTTGGCCGGTGCCTGGATAGAAGTTTCCTTCGCCGCAATGATGATTTCCATTTTAAAAATGGTACTCTTGCCCATTATGTTGGGACTGGTCATTCAGCACTTTTTCACCGCTTTTGTCGAAAGGGTCATGCCGATTATGCCCATCGTATCGGTCATTATGATCGTGCTTCTCGTCGGCGGTGTCGTGGCCCTCAGCGCATCAAAGCTGGCGGAAGTCGGCTTGCTCATGGCTGTGATCGTCATTTTGCACAACAGTTTCGGATTGGCCTTAGGCTATATGTCGGCCCGCCTTTTCCGCCTCGACTCACGTAAGGCACGAACCGTTTCAATCGAAGTCGGCATGCAGAATTCCGGTATGGCCGCTTCCCTGGCGATTATGTACTTCAACCCTGCCGCAGCGATCCCCGGCGCTATCTTCAGTGTTTGGCACAATATTTCCGGCTCGCTTTTGGCAAATTATTTCGTTCGTTACAGTGACAAAAAGGAAATGCCCGCCATAGCCCGCACGGTACAATCTTAA
- the panC gene encoding pantoate--beta-alanine ligase: protein MKILTTITEIQAYTAAVKKEGKTIGLCPTMGALHDGHMTLMDAARKRCDTVIASVFVNPVQFGPNEDYAAYPRTFSDDCAKLEAHHVDAVFHPEVAALYPKGYSTYVNVEGDYTQILCGAKRPTHFRGVATVLVKLMNLSRADEAFFGQKDAQQVVVVKNFVKDLNLPVRINMVPIHREASGLAMSSRNKYLSSEEKDKAVVLYRSLQSAAKAYECGERRSRALRQIASNVLQSEPSAVIDYVELYDFPSLQPVAELGQESILAIAVFIGSTRLIDNILLGGAR from the coding sequence ATGAAAATTTTAACTACTATCACCGAAATACAAGCATATACGGCTGCCGTAAAAAAAGAAGGCAAGACGATCGGTTTATGCCCCACGATGGGAGCCCTGCACGACGGACACATGACCTTGATGGACGCCGCCCGCAAACGCTGCGATACCGTCATTGCTTCCGTTTTCGTCAATCCCGTACAATTCGGCCCCAATGAAGACTACGCCGCCTATCCGCGCACCTTTTCCGACGATTGCGCCAAGTTGGAAGCCCATCACGTTGACGCTGTTTTCCATCCGGAAGTGGCAGCGCTTTATCCGAAAGGATACAGCACCTACGTCAACGTCGAAGGCGATTATACGCAAATTCTCTGCGGCGCCAAACGACCGACCCACTTCCGCGGTGTCGCCACAGTCCTCGTAAAGCTCATGAATCTGTCTCGCGCCGATGAGGCCTTCTTCGGCCAGAAAGACGCCCAACAAGTCGTCGTCGTGAAAAATTTCGTCAAAGATCTGAACCTTCCCGTTCGCATTAACATGGTTCCGATTCATCGGGAAGCGTCCGGCTTGGCAATGAGTTCACGCAATAAATACTTGTCCTCAGAAGAAAAAGATAAGGCCGTCGTCCTCTACCGCAGTCTGCAGTCCGCTGCTAAGGCTTACGAATGCGGAGAACGGCGGAGCCGGGCATTGCGGCAAATCGCCAGCAACGTCTTGCAATCCGAGCCGTCCGCCGTGATCGACTATGTCGAACTTTATGATTTCCCTTCTCTCCAGCCGGTAGCTGAACTCGGTCAGGAAAGCATTCTGGCCATTGCCGTCTTCATCGGCAGTACACGTCTCATTGACAATATCTTGCTGGGAGGCGCCCGATGA
- the panD gene encoding aspartate 1-decarboxylase, which translates to MILNLLKGKIHCATVTEANLHYMGSITIDEDLMEKAHILPNERVQVVNNENGARLETYVIPGPRRSGVICLNGAAARCVQVGDSVIIMCYAFFTEAEAQTHKPTVVMVDKNNRENEVRTVEYPGMIP; encoded by the coding sequence ATGATCCTCAATCTCTTAAAAGGAAAAATCCACTGCGCCACCGTCACGGAAGCAAATCTTCACTATATGGGCAGCATTACGATTGACGAAGACTTGATGGAAAAGGCCCATATATTGCCGAACGAACGCGTCCAAGTCGTCAATAACGAAAACGGCGCCAGACTCGAAACGTATGTCATCCCGGGGCCGCGCCGCTCTGGCGTAATTTGCCTTAACGGCGCCGCTGCCCGTTGTGTACAAGTCGGCGACAGCGTCATTATCATGTGTTACGCCTTCTTTACCGAAGCAGAAGCACAAACGCACAAACCGACAGTCGTCATGGTCGATAAAAATAACAGGGAAAACGAAGTTCGTACCGTCGAATACCCTGGCATGATACCGTGA
- a CDS encoding formate/nitrite transporter family protein: MNTIQSSNQSSHSAEFVSQLSPEEQVILEEHKRLSSQILFKIIRQEGEEELTRSLQSLAFSALAAGIFVSFSFFFRSVFYMYTTHTVVTSFGYTVGFIIVILGRMQLFTENPITTMVPLLSEWSWSRLLQVLRLWTIVFLFNVLGTALAAYFLTTHYAMSPDLAAALHAVASHIMSAPAPDNIIRGIPAGILIAAIVWAMPQAGHFSLFMIMFFIYFISLGGFAHVIVGSCEMAYEIFLGQATLCDGLFRFLLPTGLGNILGGTAVFTLLIYGQISKEIRS; encoded by the coding sequence ATGAATACGATACAGTCATCAAATCAAAGTTCCCATTCTGCCGAATTCGTTTCTCAGCTGTCGCCGGAAGAACAGGTGATTTTGGAAGAACACAAGCGATTATCGTCGCAAATTCTCTTCAAAATTATCCGTCAAGAAGGAGAAGAAGAATTGACGCGTTCGCTGCAGTCCCTTGCCTTTTCGGCGTTGGCTGCCGGTATTTTCGTTTCCTTTTCTTTTTTCTTTCGTTCCGTTTTTTATATGTATACTACACATACTGTCGTAACTAGCTTCGGTTACACCGTCGGCTTTATCATCGTCATTTTAGGGCGCATGCAGCTGTTTACAGAAAACCCGATCACAACGATGGTCCCGCTGTTAAGCGAATGGTCCTGGTCTCGTCTGCTGCAGGTTTTACGCCTTTGGACGATCGTCTTCCTCTTCAATGTTCTCGGGACGGCCCTTGCCGCCTACTTCCTGACCACGCATTACGCCATGTCGCCGGATCTCGCGGCAGCCCTTCATGCCGTGGCGTCACACATAATGTCCGCTCCGGCTCCGGATAATATCATCCGCGGCATTCCTGCCGGTATTCTCATTGCCGCCATCGTCTGGGCCATGCCGCAAGCCGGTCATTTCAGCCTTTTCATGATCATGTTTTTCATCTACTTCATTTCACTGGGCGGCTTTGCGCACGTTATCGTCGGCTCCTGTGAGATGGCTTATGAAATCTTTCTCGGGCAAGCCACCTTATGTGACGGTCTCTTCCGCTTCCTTCTCCCTACAGGATTGGGAAATATTCTCGGCGGCACAGCTGTATTCACCTTGTTAATCTATGGCCAGATCAGTAAAGAAATACGGTCATAG
- the dprA gene encoding DNA-processing protein DprA: MAPCAEEDKIYLAALLSVPQLGGKRLLQLLRRFGSLAQIWQADGSIIRKTKILPPKAADSLQAMRASFAKETFQEKLETAGAKLITLWDEAYPVLLKETYNPPLLLYCQGHLPKTDRIVAFVGARKATPYGLNTAQTLAEQLGRSGVVIVSGGARGIDTKAHIGAMKGKGQTVVVTANGLDRCYPPENKRLFADILAQGGAVISEYTFGMEPLAQNFPARNRIIAGLSRGVAVIEADLRSGSLITADFALEEGRDVFAVPGSIYSQMSKGTNQLLRKGAIALTAGQDILAEYGWDSVRSETRSMQASLTSAEQALLEKIRPDESVTAEQLAAETSLPVPELMRLLLQLQMKNVVEEIAGSDYIRKETV, translated from the coding sequence GTGGCACCGTGTGCAGAGGAAGACAAAATCTATCTGGCAGCACTGCTCTCCGTACCGCAGCTGGGCGGCAAACGGCTACTGCAGCTGCTGCGCCGTTTTGGCTCTTTGGCGCAGATATGGCAGGCCGACGGTTCGATAATCAGGAAAACAAAAATTTTGCCGCCGAAAGCTGCCGATTCTCTGCAGGCAATGCGCGCTTCCTTTGCGAAGGAAACATTTCAGGAAAAATTGGAGACTGCCGGAGCCAAGCTGATTACCCTTTGGGATGAAGCCTATCCGGTCTTGCTCAAAGAGACGTATAATCCGCCGCTCCTTCTTTATTGCCAAGGGCATTTGCCCAAAACGGACCGAATCGTGGCTTTCGTCGGCGCCCGCAAAGCGACGCCGTACGGACTGAATACGGCGCAAACGCTGGCGGAGCAGTTGGGGCGAAGCGGCGTTGTAATCGTCAGCGGCGGCGCCAGAGGAATTGATACCAAGGCGCATATCGGAGCGATGAAGGGCAAGGGACAGACCGTCGTCGTTACGGCCAACGGCCTGGATCGCTGTTACCCGCCGGAAAATAAGCGCCTTTTTGCCGATATACTGGCACAAGGCGGCGCCGTTATCAGCGAATACACGTTTGGTATGGAACCGTTGGCTCAAAACTTTCCCGCTCGCAACCGTATTATTGCCGGATTGTCGCGCGGTGTCGCCGTCATTGAAGCCGATCTTCGCAGCGGCTCGCTGATTACGGCGGATTTCGCGCTGGAAGAAGGGCGTGATGTTTTCGCCGTACCCGGCAGTATTTACTCACAAATGAGTAAGGGAACGAATCAACTGTTGCGCAAAGGGGCGATCGCTTTGACGGCCGGGCAGGATATTCTGGCTGAATACGGATGGGATAGTGTGCGTTCTGAGACGCGCAGCATGCAGGCGTCTCTTACCTCTGCAGAGCAGGCGCTACTGGAGAAGATACGGCCCGACGAGAGCGTTACGGCGGAACAGTTGGCGGCGGAAACGTCATTACCCGTTCCCGAATTAATGCGGCTGCTGTTGCAGTTGCAAATGAAGAATGTCGTAGAGGAAATTGCCGGCAGTGACTATATTCGTAAAGAGACGGTCTGA
- a CDS encoding YifB family Mg chelatase-like AAA ATPase, protein MFARIYGATVFGLHGNIITVETDIANGLPAFEIVGLAATSVKESKERVRAAVKNSGYEFPMRRITVNLAPADLKKDSAGLDLAIAAGIMVSSGQVLPESCAKMVFIGELALDGTIRPVSGILSMVLQAAEAGFERVLISEKNVAESLLCDAVEVYGVETLSQVVRHLAKVREVPRRHRQQSERKKAAYSVDFAEVQGQFVAKRALEIAAAGGHNALMVGPPGAGKTMLAKRLPTILPPMNLRESLEVTKIYSVAGLFKENERISERPFRSPHHTISPAGLVGGGTIPKPGEVTLSHNGVLFLDEFPEFPRHVLEVLRQPLEDGIVNLSRVNATLTYPARFMLIAAMNPCPCGYLNDKDHACSCTSGEIRRYIRKISGPLLDRIDLHVRIERPKYAELKTELPQEASEDIRDRVITARRIQEERLKSYGISCNAHMGHREIKDTCPLAGKAEKLLSDVFEKLKLSPRSYDRLIKVSRTIADLHEREIISEEDIAEAVSYRDTLQRM, encoded by the coding sequence ATGTTTGCAAGAATTTACGGGGCTACCGTATTCGGTCTTCACGGCAATATCATTACCGTTGAAACGGATATAGCCAATGGACTGCCTGCCTTTGAAATCGTCGGCTTGGCGGCGACGTCGGTAAAGGAGTCGAAAGAACGCGTGCGGGCTGCCGTCAAAAACAGCGGTTACGAGTTTCCCATGCGTCGCATTACCGTCAACTTAGCACCTGCCGATCTGAAAAAGGACAGTGCCGGTCTTGACCTGGCTATTGCTGCCGGCATCATGGTATCGAGCGGGCAAGTGTTGCCGGAGTCTTGTGCTAAAATGGTCTTTATCGGTGAATTGGCTCTTGATGGAACGATACGGCCGGTTTCCGGCATTCTTTCCATGGTACTCCAAGCTGCCGAAGCGGGATTTGAGCGGGTCCTGATCAGTGAGAAAAATGTGGCGGAATCCCTTCTCTGCGATGCTGTGGAAGTCTATGGCGTCGAGACGCTGAGTCAGGTCGTACGGCATTTGGCGAAAGTGCGGGAAGTGCCGCGCCGTCACCGGCAGCAAAGTGAGCGGAAAAAAGCGGCTTACTCCGTCGACTTTGCGGAAGTACAAGGACAGTTTGTGGCGAAACGGGCCTTGGAGATAGCTGCGGCAGGCGGCCACAATGCGCTTATGGTAGGGCCTCCGGGAGCGGGGAAAACCATGCTGGCAAAGCGACTGCCGACGATTCTGCCGCCAATGAATCTGCGGGAATCGTTGGAAGTGACGAAGATATACAGTGTTGCCGGGTTGTTTAAGGAAAATGAGCGGATTTCGGAGAGACCTTTTCGCAGTCCCCACCACACGATCTCTCCGGCGGGGCTGGTCGGCGGCGGTACGATTCCCAAGCCGGGGGAAGTGACGCTCAGCCATAACGGCGTTCTTTTCCTCGATGAATTCCCCGAATTTCCGCGACATGTTTTGGAAGTGCTGCGGCAGCCATTGGAAGACGGCATCGTCAATTTATCGCGTGTCAACGCTACTTTGACCTATCCGGCCCGGTTTATGCTGATCGCCGCCATGAATCCCTGCCCGTGCGGCTATTTGAACGATAAGGACCATGCTTGTTCCTGTACATCTGGTGAGATCAGACGGTACATTCGAAAAATATCGGGCCCCTTGTTGGATCGCATCGATCTGCATGTTCGCATTGAGCGGCCGAAATATGCGGAGCTAAAGACCGAGTTGCCGCAAGAAGCGTCGGAAGATATTCGCGATCGCGTTATTACCGCTCGCCGGATACAGGAAGAGCGGCTGAAATCATACGGCATATCCTGCAACGCCCATATGGGTCACCGGGAAATCAAGGATACGTGCCCATTGGCGGGAAAAGCGGAAAAACTGCTGTCCGACGTGTTCGAAAAGCTGAAACTGAGTCCGCGCAGTTACGACAGACTGATCAAAGTATCCCGTACCATCGCGGATCTTCATGAGCGGGAAATTATCAGCGAAGAGGACATTGCCGAAGCGGTAAGTTATCGTGATACGCTGCAGAGGATGTGA
- a CDS encoding YraN family protein, with protein MDTDKVWGKSGEDLAAAYLQEKKRYRLLTRNFRCACGEIDIIAKDGETVVFVEVKSRRSLSYGRPCEAVSRRKQAKLRYTAEAYLAARGMWQSPCRFDVIEVFAHPPRQPLVHHVVNAFWIE; from the coding sequence ATGGATACTGACAAAGTGTGGGGGAAATCGGGAGAAGATCTGGCTGCCGCTTATTTACAAGAGAAAAAAAGATATCGGCTATTGACACGAAATTTTCGCTGCGCCTGCGGTGAAATTGACATTATTGCCAAGGATGGGGAAACCGTAGTTTTTGTTGAAGTAAAATCACGGCGGTCCTTGTCTTATGGCCGACCTTGCGAAGCCGTCAGCCGACGTAAACAGGCAAAGCTGCGGTATACGGCGGAAGCGTATCTGGCGGCGCGCGGTATGTGGCAGAGTCCCTGCCGCTTTGATGTCATCGAGGTTTTCGCTCATCCGCCGCGACAGCCTTTGGTTCATCATGTGGTGAATGCGTTTTGGATAGAGTAG